Within Pseudothermotoga sp., the genomic segment AAGCTCAAAGATTATCGTTCACTTTCATTCGGTCAAAACACGGTGGAAGGGAACGAATTTTTCTGGAAAGTCTTTTCTTTCGCTGATGGTGGTACAACTCTTTCAGCCCTGCAACTGCATTTGATCGCTGACGAGTTCGCCGTAACGCTCACATACCTTTCGAAGAAAGATTCCTTCGAGCGATTTTTGCCTGCAGCGGTGGGAACAATGTTTTCTTTTAAGAAATGAACTCGGTATAATATCATATGTACAACATTCACCGTGGGGGTGGTGAGGTGAAGAAGTTTGGGCTGGCAACGAGGATACTCATCGGTTTGATCATCGGAGTGGTCGTGGGTTTGATCTTGCAACCTGCTCCGAACGTTGCAAGAACTTACATCAAACCCTTCGGAGATCTGTTCTTAAACCTCATCAGGATGGTCATCGTTCCGTTGGTGCTGGCGTCTCTGGTCGTTGGAAGTGCGAGTACAGAGAACGTGAGGAGACTTGGAAGAATCGGAGTAAAAACGATCGCTTACTATCTCATCACAACAGCGATAGCCATCATCATCGGCTTGATCATTGGAAACGTGCTGAAGCCTGGAGCTGGTTTGACACTCCCGAGCGACGCTAAAGTGACCCCCGCAAAACCTCCTTCAATAACGGACGTGCTTTTGAACCTCGTTCCTTCAAATCCGTTCAAAGCACTGGTCGACATGAACATGCTTCAGATAATCGTCTTTGCGATCTTCCTAGGCGTTGGTATCACGATCCTTGGAGAAAAAGGTAAGCCAGTTCTGACGTTTTTCGATAGCTTGGCAGAGATCAGTTACAAGATCGTAGGTATCGTGATGTTGTACGCACCGATAGGCGTGTTCGCACTCATCGTACCGGTAGTCGCAACGCAGGGTGCCAAGGTGTTGATACCTCTATTGAAGCTCATCGTTGGTTTGTACATAGGTTTGGCGTTGCATGCAGGTATTGTGTACTCACTCTTGGTGAAAACCTTAGGAAAAAGAAGTCCTGGAGAGTTTTTCAAAAAAGCATCCCCAGCGATGCTCGTCGCTTTCACTACGTGCAGTAGTTCCGCAACTTTACCTGTCACGATGGAAGTGACCGAGAAGGATCTGAACGTTCCAAAAACTGTGAGCAGTTTCGTGTTGCCGCTCGGTGCGACCATAAACATGGATGGAACGGCGCTTTACCAAGGTATATGCGCCCTGTTCGTCGCACAGATATTCGGTATCAATCTGGGGTTTGCTCAACAACTAACGATCATTCTCACTGCGACTCTGGCCTCGATAGGGACAGCCGGCGTTCCAGGTGCCGGCTTGATCATGCTCACGATGGTGTTGCAATCCGTTGGCCTTCCAATGGAAGGTATCGCTTTGATCGCTGGTGTGGACAGGATACTCGACATGGGAAGAACGTGCATCAACGTTACTGGTGATATCGTCGGTGCCGTGGTGATCGCTGAAAGTGAAAAGATGAAAACGTAAAAGCTTTTATCGATCGCTTGGGGGCCGAAAAGGCCCCTTTTTTCGGTATAATTTTCAGGGGTGATAGCATGAAAAAAATATTTGTATGTTTCCTACTTGTACTGATCAGTCTTGCTTTTCCTCAAGAATTATTGGATTTTGTCGAAAGATACAAAGAGGTATCGTACAAGATCGTTTCCGAAAAAATCACCGAGGGCAATTTCAAACTCATACATGTGATTTTGAAGAGCCAAACGTGGCGAGGGTTCGATTGGAAACACGACGTATTGATCGTTGTCCCACCACGCACCGAATTCGATAAGGCTGGTGTGTTGTTCATCACGGGAGATTTCGATCCAACGAAGGCGAGGGATGTTGAAGATTTCCTCTGGGTCGCTGAGAAGTTCTCTGCACCTTTCGTGGTGCTCGGAGACGTTCCAAACCAACCCATCTTTGGTCTCAGAGAAGACGATTTGATCGCCCACACCTTTGTCAAATATGGCGAGACGGAAGACTTCACATGGCCACTCTTGTTCCCCATGACCACCGCGGCGGTAGCAGCGATGGATATGGCACAGCAAATGCTCAACGTTGAAAAGTTTTTCGTGACTGGTCCTTCGAAACGTGGTTGGACCACTTGGCTCACAGCGGTTGTGGATGAAAGGGTGTTCGCCATAGCCCCGATCGTCTTTGACAATCTGAATTTTCCAAAACAACTCGAACAGCAATTGAAAATGTACGGTGAGTACAGTAGAAGTATCTCACCTTACGTGGAAAGAGGTTTACCTGAGTACGTTAATACGGAAGTGGGACGAAAACTTCTGAAAATGGTTGATCCATACAGTTATAAGGAACGTTTGACGATGCCAAAGTATATTGTGAACGCCACGAACGATGAATACTGGACGATATACTCTGCAAATCTTTACTTTTTCGATTTACCCGGTAAGAATTATCTGTTGTATGTTCCCAACAATTCACACGGTATAAGGAACGTTCCTTACGTCGTTGAGAACGCTTCGGCGTTTTTCAAACTCACCTTGAAAGATGCTCTTCCAAAGGTTGATTTCACAATTCGCAATGGAACGATCCAAATAGAACACAATGCTATGATCAAGCAAGTATATTTGCACCGAGCTGTTTCAGACACGACAGATTTTAGAAAATCTTTATGGTTTAGATTCCCAGTCTTACCGGAAGAAGGTGTATACTCAATTTCGGTTGAGCCACCTGTCAACAGACATGTGGCATATTATGCAGAAGTCGTGGTTGAGGTGGAAGGTTTAACGATGAGCTTGTGTACACCGGGGGTATACAAATGAAAAAAGTAGCAGGCATCGTGGGAGGTATGGGTTCGTTATCCACGGTAGACTTTTTGAAAAAAGTGGTCGAATTCACTCATGCTGAGAAGGATCAAGATCACATACGCATGATCGTTGATTTCAACACTTCAGTTCCAGACAGAACGGCGGCGCTACTTCAAGGAGGAGAAGATCCCACGCCTTATTTGGTCGATTCTGTGAGAAGGTTAGAAAAAGCTGGAGCAGACTTCGCCCTTTTCATTTGTAACACCGCACACGCATTTTTAGAAAGAGTACAACAACAGGTGAACATACCCGTACTGAACCTACCAAAACTTGCAATAGAGAAACTCTGGGAAACTGGTGTAAAGGAAGCTTGGCTCGCTGGCACCAAAGGTCTCATATTCAGTGGTGTTTATCAAAGAGCAGCTCAAGAAGTTGGTTTTAATCTAAAGATCCCACAAGACGATCTGCAAGAACAAATCATGAAGGTCATCTATTCGGTGAAAGCGGGAAGGCTTGAAACTGCCGAGAGCATTTGGCTTGAAAAAGTGGAACCTCACTTTGAAGGTTATGTACTTTTGGCGTGCACGGAGCTTCCCGTGGTCGCTTCCAGCGAGAGGCTCAAACTTGTGGACCTCAACGAGTTGTGGGCAAAGATGATCGTGGAAATGTGCGGTGGGAAGTTGAAATAAGCTACGGAGGTGAGACTAAAAATGAACATAGCCAGACAGGCTGCCAAAAGACCTGTAGCAATCTTTATGTTGCTCGTGGCCATCGCGGCTCTCGGTGTCATTGCCCTTCGAAAGCTCCACCTCGATTTGATCCCAAACCTTGAATATCCATATGCGGCCGTGTTTGCCACCTATATGGGTGCGGGAACTGAAGAGGTTGAACAACTCGTGACAGAACCGCTCGAACGCATCATCGCCACGGTTCCCGGTGTGAAGAGTTTTACATCTGTATCACAACCGGGCTTTTGCCTCATCTTGATCGAGTACGAATGGGGAGTGGACGTGCTGGCTGCCTCTTCGAGACTCGAAAGGTATTTGAGTCTCGCTCAGGCGAGCCTCCCAGAGCAGGTCAAGCCTTCCGTCATCGAGTTCGATCCCTCTTTGCTTCCTGTCTTTGTCTTCTCGACAGAACAAGAACCAGAAAGGTTCGTCGACCAACTCAAAAGGCTGCCCGACGTCGCGGGTGTCGAGATTCTGGGTAAGCCAAACAAGCGCGTTCTAGTTCAACTGGATCCAGAGAAGGTGAAACAGTTTCAGATAGATGTTTCGCTCGTTGAAACATTTCTATCTGGCAACGCGATTTATCCTATGGGCCAATTGAAAGATGAACGTGGAAATGTCTATCCCATCACCGTGGATGGACGGTTCAAAGATATAGACGAACTGCGCAACGCGATCGTTGGTTTCAGAGGACTGACTTACCAGTCAGCCATGAGTGGACAGCTTCCCAGACTGCTCGTGCCGGTCAGGCTGGGTCAGATAGCCTCCATACAGATCGTTGAAGAACAAATACACGGTACCGTGAGGGTGAATGGAAAAACCACCAATGTGGTGGCGATCAGAAAAAGATCGGGAGCGAACACGGTCGCAACCGTTGAACAAGTCAAGAAGTTGTTGAAGCAACTCAAAGTCTCTTACGTATCGCTCGTGGATCAATCCCTCTACACACGAAGGGCCATAGACAACTTGCTGAAAAACCTCCTGTTGGGACTCGTTTGCGCGGCTTTGGTAGTGGCACTGTTCGTTCCGGATTTCTTCAGCACGGCGATCGTTTCTCTCAGCATACCAGTTTCGCTGATCGTCGCTGTAGTCTTGATGTATTTCTTCAAGTTGAACTTCGATTTGCTCACGCTCGGTGGGCTCACGATGGCTGTCGGTATGCTCGTCGATAATGCGATCGTGGTCTTTGAGAACATTTTCAGACATAAAAGCGAGGGGGTCAACTATCTCGATGCGGCAGCTATCGGCACGAAGGAAGTCTTCGGAGCGATCTTCGCCTCAACAGCAACGACACTCATCGTTTTTGTACCACTGCTCTTTACGGAAAGTTTCGCTGCAACACTCTTCAAATATTTCGCTGCCACACTTTCACTTGCCCTAGCAGCTTCACTAGGCGTGGCTGGTGTACTCGTACCGGCTGGGTCGAAGTGGGTGATTTCAAAAAAGATAGAACTGTTCGAAAGGTTCAGACTCTCCTACAAAAATCTCCTTGAGAAACTTCTCGATAAAAAGCTCCTCGTTCTGCCGTTGATTTCTCTGCTCATCCTCCTCAGCGCCTTTTTCGTTATGAACAGACCGCGGAGCTTTGTCCCAGAGTTCGAAACGAATACGTTGATGCTCACCGTCAAATGCGATGAACAAGCCGGATATGAAAAGACCTCTCAGATCGTTTCGAATTTGGAAAGATTTCTACTCGAAAGGCAGAAGAAGTACAACATCGAGAACGTTTACTGCGAGATCGGTATAACGAGTCAGTTTTCACAGATAGTCGGAGGAGCGAGTGAAGATAGAGCGAGTTTGTATGTGTGGCTGGGTGGCAAAAAATCAGAGTACGCGACTAACAAACGAGCGTTGATCGCGGAGATAGAAAGATTTCGAATCGATGGAGCCACGATAAAGGTGAGTGACTCAGACTTCATGGCTGAACTGTTTGGTTATCCCCTCACAGTCGTGTTGAGAGGAAAAGATATGCAAACTCTCATGGAAGAAGCTGAAAGACTTCAGAAGGCGTTGGAACAAAAGAACGTGGGTCAACTGACGATCCGTGGCAAAGCAACTTCGGAAACGATGTTGGTCGGTATAGATCGACCGAGAACCGTGTTTTCTGGACTAGTACCTGGACAAATCTTCATGGAGTTGCAGAAACGTACTTTGGGTCAGTCCATCGGAGTTGTACCAACAAAAGAAGGTGTTTTGCCGGTTTATCTAAAAACTGGAGAAATCCAAACGATCGGAGATATTGAAAAAATCACCTTCAATAATGTCAGGGGTCAGGAAGTACCGCTGGAATTTCTGGCGAACATAGAGAAAAAAGAAACCCTCAGTTCCATCTCTCATATGAACGGTGAGCGTGTCGTTTATGTGGACATAACAGGGACGAATCTATCCATTTCTAAACTCACGAGGATCGTAGAAGAAACCATAGAAGAGTTGAACTTGAAGGTCGAGCATGAACTTTCAGGTCAGAAGACATCTATGGACACACTTTTCAGCGAGTTCAGAACGGTGATAATAGTTGCCGCACTTTTAGTTTACATGCTCTTAGCTGCGCAATTCGAATCCTTCGTGGTGCCGTTCATCATATTCACTTCTGTCCCTGTGGCGATCCTCGCGCTCGCATCCACAATGTGGATTTTTAGATACGATCTGAACCTACCTGTCCTCGTTGGAACACTGACACTGGTTGGAACAGTTGTGAACAATGCGATCGTGATGGTGAGCTTCGTTCTACAAAGGGCAAAACAAGGGAGAGATGAACCGTTCAGGAACATAGTGGTGGAATCTGCTTCGCTCAGACTCAGACCGATCCTCATGACGACGCTCACGACCATTTTGGCTCTCGTGCCCGTTGCACTGAGCAAAGCGGAAGGCTCAGAGCTCGAATCACCCATAGCTTGGACGATCATTCTCGGTCTCAGTGTCACTACCATCTTCACACTGTTAGTGGTTCCAATGCTGTTAGAACTTATGTTGAAGCGCTCATACCGTTGAGAAGATCTCCCTGTAGATCTCTGAAACGAGTTTTTGATAGATCTGGTGTGAGAGGGTTTCTATACCTCTTGGTTTTGGCAAAGGTACATAGAAGGTGCTTCTGATCTTTGCAGGTCTTTCCGTGAGCAACAGAATCTTGTCTGCCAAAAACACGGCTTCTTCTACACTGTGTGTCACCAGCAGAACGCTTATTCCTTCCTTCGCCACCAAATGGGAAAACAAAAGTTGCAAACTTCTACGAGTTTGTGCATCCACCGAACTGAAAGGTTCATCCATCAACAAAAGTTCTGCTCCCGTAACTAGAGCGCGCGCCAGCGATACTCTCTGCCTCATGCCTCCAGAAAGTTCGTATATCCAGTTGTACGCCCAGTCATCGAGTTGAACTTTCCGCAAATGTTCCATGGCAGTTTTTCTGGCCATTTCCTTGTCAATACCTTTCAAAAGCAACGGTAATGCCACATTATCTATACAGTTCAGCCATTCAAATAGAGTGTCGCGCTGTGGCATATAACCAAGCTTGCTAGTTCCAATTTCTATCTTTCCAGAAAAAGGGACAAGGTTCAGTATGGCTCTCAACAGTGTGGTCTTGCCACAACCAGAAGGACCGAGCACGGCGAGAAGCTCGCCGCGCTCGAGTTCCAAATCCAAGCCATCCAAAACCAAAAGCTCTTCGTACGATACTCTCAAATCTCTCACTCGGAGGGCAAAAATTCGTTCGTGAATGCTTTTTCTATCTGCAGCTCGCCAACCAATCTGTTCTCTCTCATCCACTCGTAGAACCTCCTCCAAACACGTTCATCTTGCCATCCCCATTTCGGTGAGTCTTCCCAGTACTTGCTGGACAGGAACCTTTGAGATTCAACCACGAGCTTTTCATCTAGTTCTGGGGCATGTTTGAGTAAGATCCTTGCTGATTCCTCTGGATTTTTGATGGCGTAAAGATATCCCTTGCTCACAGCTTTAAGGA encodes:
- a CDS encoding dicarboxylate/amino acid:cation symporter gives rise to the protein MKKFGLATRILIGLIIGVVVGLILQPAPNVARTYIKPFGDLFLNLIRMVIVPLVLASLVVGSASTENVRRLGRIGVKTIAYYLITTAIAIIIGLIIGNVLKPGAGLTLPSDAKVTPAKPPSITDVLLNLVPSNPFKALVDMNMLQIIVFAIFLGVGITILGEKGKPVLTFFDSLAEISYKIVGIVMLYAPIGVFALIVPVVATQGAKVLIPLLKLIVGLYIGLALHAGIVYSLLVKTLGKRSPGEFFKKASPAMLVAFTTCSSSATLPVTMEVTEKDLNVPKTVSSFVLPLGATINMDGTALYQGICALFVAQIFGINLGFAQQLTIILTATLASIGTAGVPGAGLIMLTMVLQSVGLPMEGIALIAGVDRILDMGRTCINVTGDIVGAVVIAESEKMKT
- a CDS encoding PhoPQ-activated pathogenicity-related family protein → MKKIFVCFLLVLISLAFPQELLDFVERYKEVSYKIVSEKITEGNFKLIHVILKSQTWRGFDWKHDVLIVVPPRTEFDKAGVLFITGDFDPTKARDVEDFLWVAEKFSAPFVVLGDVPNQPIFGLREDDLIAHTFVKYGETEDFTWPLLFPMTTAAVAAMDMAQQMLNVEKFFVTGPSKRGWTTWLTAVVDERVFAIAPIVFDNLNFPKQLEQQLKMYGEYSRSISPYVERGLPEYVNTEVGRKLLKMVDPYSYKERLTMPKYIVNATNDEYWTIYSANLYFFDLPGKNYLLYVPNNSHGIRNVPYVVENASAFFKLTLKDALPKVDFTIRNGTIQIEHNAMIKQVYLHRAVSDTTDFRKSLWFRFPVLPEEGVYSISVEPPVNRHVAYYAEVVVEVEGLTMSLCTPGVYK
- a CDS encoding ABC transporter ATP-binding protein, with the protein product MDEREQIGWRAADRKSIHERIFALRVRDLRVSYEELLVLDGLDLELERGELLAVLGPSGCGKTTLLRAILNLVPFSGKIEIGTSKLGYMPQRDTLFEWLNCIDNVALPLLLKGIDKEMARKTAMEHLRKVQLDDWAYNWIYELSGGMRQRVSLARALVTGAELLLMDEPFSSVDAQTRRSLQLLFSHLVAKEGISVLLVTHSVEEAVFLADKILLLTERPAKIRSTFYVPLPKPRGIETLSHQIYQKLVSEIYREIFSTV
- a CDS encoding amino acid racemase, which encodes MKKVAGIVGGMGSLSTVDFLKKVVEFTHAEKDQDHIRMIVDFNTSVPDRTAALLQGGEDPTPYLVDSVRRLEKAGADFALFICNTAHAFLERVQQQVNIPVLNLPKLAIEKLWETGVKEAWLAGTKGLIFSGVYQRAAQEVGFNLKIPQDDLQEQIMKVIYSVKAGRLETAESIWLEKVEPHFEGYVLLACTELPVVASSERLKLVDLNELWAKMIVEMCGGKLK
- a CDS encoding efflux RND transporter permease subunit; its protein translation is MNIARQAAKRPVAIFMLLVAIAALGVIALRKLHLDLIPNLEYPYAAVFATYMGAGTEEVEQLVTEPLERIIATVPGVKSFTSVSQPGFCLILIEYEWGVDVLAASSRLERYLSLAQASLPEQVKPSVIEFDPSLLPVFVFSTEQEPERFVDQLKRLPDVAGVEILGKPNKRVLVQLDPEKVKQFQIDVSLVETFLSGNAIYPMGQLKDERGNVYPITVDGRFKDIDELRNAIVGFRGLTYQSAMSGQLPRLLVPVRLGQIASIQIVEEQIHGTVRVNGKTTNVVAIRKRSGANTVATVEQVKKLLKQLKVSYVSLVDQSLYTRRAIDNLLKNLLLGLVCAALVVALFVPDFFSTAIVSLSIPVSLIVAVVLMYFFKLNFDLLTLGGLTMAVGMLVDNAIVVFENIFRHKSEGVNYLDAAAIGTKEVFGAIFASTATTLIVFVPLLFTESFAATLFKYFAATLSLALAASLGVAGVLVPAGSKWVISKKIELFERFRLSYKNLLEKLLDKKLLVLPLISLLILLSAFFVMNRPRSFVPEFETNTLMLTVKCDEQAGYEKTSQIVSNLERFLLERQKKYNIENVYCEIGITSQFSQIVGGASEDRASLYVWLGGKKSEYATNKRALIAEIERFRIDGATIKVSDSDFMAELFGYPLTVVLRGKDMQTLMEEAERLQKALEQKNVGQLTIRGKATSETMLVGIDRPRTVFSGLVPGQIFMELQKRTLGQSIGVVPTKEGVLPVYLKTGEIQTIGDIEKITFNNVRGQEVPLEFLANIEKKETLSSISHMNGERVVYVDITGTNLSISKLTRIVEETIEELNLKVEHELSGQKTSMDTLFSEFRTVIIVAALLVYMLLAAQFESFVVPFIIFTSVPVAILALASTMWIFRYDLNLPVLVGTLTLVGTVVNNAIVMVSFVLQRAKQGRDEPFRNIVVESASLRLRPILMTTLTTILALVPVALSKAEGSELESPIAWTIILGLSVTTIFTLLVVPMLLELMLKRSYR